The nucleotide sequence gcattcttccattcaatagctcataaggtgtcttctccatcatggggtgacaatagagtcgtttgctataatagcaagccatgttgattgctttggcccaaaatgaatgactcacattgtactcactcaacattgatcttatcatgtcaatcaaagttctattctttctttcaactaagccatttgattgaggagtatacttagccaagaattgatgtctgattccaaattcatcacacaactcatcaattcttgtgttcttgaattcactttcattgtcacttctcactttcttgatagtagtttcaaactcattgtgaatgcccttgacaaaagatttgaatgtggcaaacacatcactcttgtcaataagaaagaatacccatgtgtatctagtgaaatcatccacaatcacaaatccatatttgttttcaccaatgctagtgtatgtggttggtccaaacaagttcatgtgcatcaactcaaaagcCTTAGATGtgttcatcatgctcttcttaggatgtgtgttaccaacttgctttctggcttgacatgcactacatagcttgtccttttcaaatgtgacatctttcaagcctctaactaagtcatacttgatcaacttgttcaattgtttcattccaacataaccaagccttctatgccataaccaacccattctagacttagtgatcaaacatgttgacaattgagcttctctagcattgaaatcaactaagtatagattttcatatctaaattctttgaatatcaagttagagccatctacacttatgatctctacatcatccacaccaaatatgcacttgaaaccaagatcacataattgagctaccaacaataggttgaagttcaagctctctactagtagcacattggaaatgctcaagtcattggatattgtaatcttaccaagccctttgaccttgcatttgccattgtcaTCAAATATGATGCTATCAGtcacattgctcttgttttcattgattgaattgaacattcttagatcaccggtcatgtgttgtgtgcacccaatgccttcctccagctttataattgacctataaaagaagatcaatttcttttaggtacccaaacttgcttgggtccttgtaggttagttaccaaggtttTTGGTatccaaatgaccttcttctttgggcccataattgatgtaccaatgaacttagccttcacaccattggcacccttaaaaagcatgtaacaagaatcaaatttaattaaggatacattaggtagcttgttcttgttaatcttgcaatattgctctacatgcccaacttgcttacatctattgcaaaaccgatcattgcccttcacaaagctaactttgggagcaacaaaggccgccttacctttcttgggggtatagcctaatccctctttgttgagagaaaatctttggctacccaagcactttagcaagcgggcatctccaccatagccattgcctaaggcacgagtgagctcattcacccccttcttgagggtcccattttccaccattagtgaggcatcacaagtgagaccatcattcaaaggtgaagtagaagtagtcatgctacaagaagtgttagtgggagcaactacaataggcttataaaaagattcatcaataagatcacatgttagtcccacatcacatgatacaatcactttctccttcttggcttcctccactttgacttgctcgacgagagaggagtgagccttttcaagcttagagtgagctttgccaagcttctcatgggcttccattagcctctcatgagtggcattgagctcattaagggattgctcaagaaattttactttcttacgtaattctttgcactcctttctcttcatctcattgcaagtgtgcacttgctcacgcatgtccaagagttcctccttggtgtactcctcatcatcatcatcatcatcattatcatcattcctacaagcgtcactttcatattcatcatcatcactcacatcatattttaccttggtaggctttgccatgaggcatgtcgatggagtgtcgaagatggagggcttgttgttgatggcgatgcttgctagtgctctcttgatagattttttatcatcatcactagagctatcactatccgaagagccatcactatcccatgtgaccacatagcctccacctttcttcttcttttggaaggtcattctcttctccttctccttattttctttcttatcctttttagcttcttcttatcctcatcattgtcaatattgtagggacaatttgctacaatgtGATCGGGTCTCTTataattatagcatcttctcacatattctttgcttttggtgtgatctcttctctttcttgcaccatagcccttcttctttatgaattttcccatcttgcgtacaaagagggccatagcttcatcatcaatatcactaagatcatcatcatcacttgattctttcttggacttgcccttgttcttggatgatgatgagctagccttgaatgctatactcttcttcttcttgtcttcttcttcctttttgtcATCCTTATcacccccttccctttccacacggtatgtctcttgggtcatgacatcacttagtacttggttaggggtaatctccttcaatcctcctcttatgatgagcaatctcaacatcttaaatcttggaggtaggtacatcaagaaccgatgagagacatcatcatccttgatcttctctcccaatgccttcaaattaTTAACAATGACTttcaatcgatggaacatctccagaatgctctcatcatccttcatcttgaagcttgttaacttatccttgaggatatacaacttggcactcttcaccgccggtgtgccctcatatgtttcctccgatctcttccacacctcattagctctttcacaatctttgatttgctcaaacaccttggaatcaatggcattgtatatggtgttgagagctattgtattacattgcttgttagtcttgtcttagttggtgggattgtcaggatcaatgatagcataatcattctcggccacttcccatacttgatcattgattgaaccaagatacatcctcatctttctcttccaataatcatagcatgtgccatcaaagaatgatggtttgccccccacatggttgaacacaacttgagccataatttgacaccgaggttgttaagccttcaatcaaacggtgaccatggctctgataccacttgaaaggtcctagtatgtcTAGAGGGgtgatgaatagcctatttaaaattctataaaccaactagagcaatttgattagtatgacaaatagcggaAAACAGACTTGCTCTAGctttacaagggttgcaagccacctatccaacaattctagttgttataatcactaggcacacaatctactaggtcactactcactaagagctcttacaattgctatactaaagagctccactagatgaacttaacccacaaggcaagctctcaattctatctacactaaagagcttgctatagctagtttgcgagaatgtaaatgagtaagtaataTGATTATACCatcgcgtagaggagtgaaccaatcacaagatgaattctttatcaatcaccaggagaataccaaagggcaagagacaaccaattttcttctgaggttcacgtgcttgccaacatgctacgtccctgttgtgtcgaccaacacttggtggtttggcggctaagaggtgttgcacaaacctcgtccacacgattggacaccgcaagaacctacccacaagtgaggtaactcaatgacacaagcaatttactagagttacctttcggcgctccgccggggaaggtacaagtcccctcacaatcatcagagatggccacgaacaatcactaacttatgccaatcctccaccgctgtaccaagccatctaggtggtggcaaccaccaagaacaacaagcaaatcccacagcgaaacacgaataccaagtgcctctagatgcaatcactcaatcaatgcacttggattctcgcccaatctcacaatgatgatgaatcaatgatggagatgggtgggagggctttggctaagctcacaaggttgctatgtcaatgcaaaatggccaaaagTGTAAGCTTAAACCGGCcatgggcttaaatagaagcccccatgaaatagagctgttgtaccccttcactgggcacaacacggggtgaccggacgctctggtcatattgaccggacgctggacctcagcgtccagtcacgtgatgcatgccacgtgtccctctcTTCAATTACTGAACACCCAATCTCAACGATCAtatgacgaccggacgctgtagctcaaagtgatcggatgctgaacccctagcgtccggtcgtttccagtaagcatccacagacgattttcttcgaccggacgcgtccggtcatacttgACCAGACACAGTCAGCGTCTGATCAGTCACCTTGATCACTATGCTGCCACATTAGCTGGAttggacgcagccttccagcgtccggtcagtttgtgacccagcatccggtcgaagaccgacgctggCGTCAGCGCTGGtactactgaccagacgcgccggtccttccgagaccagcgtccgatcaccttgtgaccagcgtgactaactccttttcacctctatcttctttacccttgctcaaatgtgccaaccaccaagtgtatcaccttgtgcacatgtgttagcatattttcataaatacttttcaagggtgttagcactccactagatcctaaatgcatatgcaatgagttagagcatctagtggcactttgataactgcatttcgatatgagttttactcctcttaatagtacgaccatcgatcctaaatgtgatcacactcactaagtgtcttgatcactaaaacaaaatagctcatactatttatacatttgccttgagccttttgtttttctctttcttcttttccaagctcaagcatttgatcatcaccatgccatcaccatcatcatgatcttcgccattgctttatcacttggagtagtgctacctatctcataatcacttcgaTAAAcgaggttagcacttagggtttcatcaattaaccaaaaccaaactagagctttcaacagctCATAGTAGTTTTTCCaaaagccacagctcaaccaaacagggccataaCAAGCTTTGGAGTTACACAACCATTTTGCCATTGTTCGAGGTCTAGCTTGATTATGGATGAAGAGACACTACGCGACATCACGAAAGCATGTATAATCATGATTATTGCAGGCGAAGCAGAAGTGAAACCTAATGAATATGTTTTGACAAGAGAAAATATGGAACCTTCCCATCAACAGTATCTGAATCTTAATAAGTTTATTGAGACACACAAAGAAATTAACGGCAACAAAACTCATCATTAGCTGCAAGAGCACCTAGTGGAGCACTTATGACAGCGTTATCCGGATTTTTATCTAGATTAATCATTAATGTATCCATCTTCGCTTCCTGACATGAATAAAGATTGGAATTTTATGATTTTTCCAGTCTCAAATAAGATTAGGGTATTATGTTTCATTTGTTCATACGAGCATCCAACCATGaataaaaaaaatctaagatGAATACAACATGTGTGTGCTATGATGGTGTATCCTTTTGTAACCCCATAGACTTCTTAGGGTGCTCGCCGCTAGAAACATGCCGTTtgtatggttaaactcttctACCTTAATTGCAATGATgcacaaatcttttgcgtatccgggaaaaaaaagaaaaaagatagcCTATGATGAGCATTCAAAATTATTCAACACACGTTTAGACAAGCATTGAAAAGTATGCAACACAAATTTATGACAAGGATTAAAAAGTAATCAACCTAAACAAAGCCTACTTTGAGGTAGAGTATACCGCATGGCCTACAACAAGCCACATTCATCCATTGGCTTCCATAGCTAGCCTTTGGCAGGCTACAACGTTCCTACGGTGAGTGAACAATAAGCATTGCATAAGTAATAATGTTTGTTATGTTTCCACAATATAAACATCGTATTTACTTTACAAGAACTATTTAGAAAGCATGACGAGCTAGAATCTCCTTTTTGGCAGCTGGCATAGTACTGCTGCCGTGGAGGAGGCAATAGAGTAATGTCTATATTTTCATAATTCTCTCTTGTTCTAACATCATATTGAACTATAGTTAATTTTCCTTTGCCTCTAGAGTTCTTACCTTATTTGCAACCCTTGTCTGTTCAATTGCTATCCTTCTTTTATCTAGCTCTAGCCTATGTTCAATATGTAACCCAACGACGTCCATCCACCTCCAGATTCACTCATTGATCCACACGCATATATTTCTACATGATTCTTTTGATTTTTCCAAATACGGAAAGAATGGGTGTTAAGATAGGGAATCCTTGGAGGGCAGTTTctttcaatcttgctaaaaaacaTTAGGAGTGGGTTTTGGAAATTCTTCGAGATGCTCTTACGTGGTTATGACTTATAACAACTGATTGtatctctctttcttcttcttcttctgttttTTCTTATAATCAACCGCTATTTTTTGCCCACAAATGATCCAAAGCCTCCACGCATGATGGATCAGCTCCACCTCGCCACAATGCTTTTCTGACCTTCTCTTTACCTATTGATTTCTTGGAGACTTTGGACACAGTTGCTTGCATCATTGTCTTATGTTTTCTCATTAGCAACCTACTTTCTTTTGAAACCGAAGGCATTTTTTTATCTTTAATTTAGTATCTCAAAATTTCTATGCTCTAACCCGTAATGAACTCGATCAATTGATAGCAAGACTTATAAGATTAATATCTTTCATTTTATGAAAGGCACTTATGAGATTAATATCAAGTCTATATATAAGTGCGCCTAATAGTTAGAGCACctccaagagtctttctaaaaCTTACTCTCTCACTTTGATAGTCGTTTGAgtaaaatcgttttctatatttttgTTTGTTCCAACAaattttctatatcttgtgtgaattttagagAGTCATTCCCGCTCTGTGTCTTTTGGCTAGCTAGAAATCCAGAATAAAGAAGGTTTAAATTTGGAGATCCAAATAAAGAGACTGTTCAAGGGTACTAGAATCTCAGTTCCCGTAAATTATGAAAGATTTAAAGAGTTCCTTGGCTCTTAAATTTCCAATTTTAGCACAAAGAGAAGAACTGGAACTCGGAGACAATGATACGTTGTTGAAAGTCCGAAACTGATACATGGGACTTCGTCTTCGTACATTCTCGTTCGCGTACTGTACCCTTCAGTTCGGCGACTAGCCGTCGCCCGACGTTGTGTAGTTGTGTATGCATCGCTGTGCGGCGGCGAGCGGATGAGGCAGTTGGTGCACTGCAGACCCTGGTGGGCAGCGAGCGGGCTCGTGTTTTTTCTTTCCCCACGTCGGTTCTCACTATTTGGGCCGAATTGATCTTCAATGGCCTTGACCAGGAATGGCAGGATTCACATGTAGCAGCTTTTACTTTTTAGACGaacaaagtaatttcatttctCCAAGTCCAAACTCGTATATGTACAACTTTGATCAGGCGTACAGTACATATTAACGGGGACGGTGTCCGGTACAGACTGCATCTCTACATACTCCAATCGACTATACCAGGGTGTTGCAGGTGGACGTCGCCGGGTTGTACAAGGCCGGGAGCAGGTACTTCCTCCCGTTCACGCCGTTGGCATTGTAGCTGCCCCCGGTGGTTTGGTCGACCAGCAGGTTCCCGGGAAATCCCGGATAGGCGCCGCTGGCGTAGACGCCCGGGCACGCGGTGCACGCCTCCAGCGGCGCGTCCTTTGAGCCCTGGTAGAACCCGTCGCGATACGGGTTGGTCACGGTGCCGGCCACCATGGTGGCGAGGACCATCACCAGCCCGTCCATCCCGGCGTCGCCGTTGGGCGCCACCAGGGGCGCGCCCTGCGGCCCGTACAGCGGCTGCGCGAACGGCCACGCGCACTGCCCCGGGCACTGCTTCACGGCGTTGCCCACCCAGATGTAGGTGGACCCGGCCTCGGCGCCCGGGGCAGCAGAGCCGTGCTTCCCGCACCGGCTGCTGCAGAAGCCCTCCACGGCCACGTCCTGGTCGGTGAAGACCAGCGCGATGCTGCCCTTCTTGGCGCCGGCGCGCGCCGCGAGCTGCTCGATCTGGGCCAGCGTGAGCGACTTCCCCAGCGAGTACGCCTCGTCGGACACCTGCGCCCGCGCGTCGAGGAGCACGCGCGTCCCCGACGCGGCGGCGCTGGACAGGTACAGCTGGTCGATGGTGCCCCACCACTGGTCGACCGAGGGCGTGGCCGCGCTCGGTGCCGTGGTGAGCGAGAGGAGGAAGTCGTAGACGATCGACTTCTGCGCCGACGTGAAGCTGCCGTACCAGAGCGTGGACACCCGGATGTCGCCGCTGAGCACGCCGCCGTGGTGGTCGGTGAGCTGATCGCTCGGCGGAGGAATGTACAACTCCATCAGCCTCCTGCTCCCCGCGGAGAGCTGCGCCAGGCTCAGTACCATCGCCACAACCAGCACAAGAGAAGCCATTGCTAATCACGACTCGCTAAACTGCGCCTCGAAACTTGTGAGCTGAGAGAGCTAGTACTACTGCTTGGTGATCAACCTTGTGTTTAGTGTGCGTGTCGTTGTGATGGAGGGGAAGGCTCCCGGCTCCTCTATTTATAGTCTCTGCGTCAGTGCCTGCAGGAGAACAACGAGAGGCTTCGCGCACGGTTCTTGCCTACCACTTCTACTACATCCGGTCTGCGCGGCGTGAAGGGGGGACCGCGGGGAGGCAACGAGGCGCGGTGCGCCCCCCGCACGCCACCGTGTGTCGCTCACCGTGCGCACTGCGCTGTGCAGTCCAGTTGCTTCCGGGCACGGGTCCAGAGACAGTGCGAGTCAGATTGCCCCGCACTCAATCCCCGCGCGCCGGATGAGGATTTGACCTCGTGGCCTCCCGCCGCCTATCGATGAGGAACAGCTGTCCGGTGCATGTGGCTGCGGAAGGTTCCCTAGAGCAGCGCGGCGGGTCAGAACCTGGCGCGCGCGTTCCGGCGGCGGCATGCATGATCGCGCTGCCAAGATTTTTGTTGTCCGAGACCGAGATGTGGATATGCTTCGGAGGATGAGGGTCGcatggcgcgggcgcggggaggtGCACGGTTACGCCGGCCAAACCGCAGCTCGATGCTGTATTTGATAGACATTTTGGATTCAGAAATGCTATCC is from Miscanthus floridulus cultivar M001 chromosome 7, ASM1932011v1, whole genome shotgun sequence and encodes:
- the LOC136464538 gene encoding protein PHOSPHATE-INDUCED 1-like yields the protein MASLVLVVAMVLSLAQLSAGSRRLMELYIPPPSDQLTDHHGGVLSGDIRVSTLWYGSFTSAQKSIVYDFLLSLTTAPSAATPSVDQWWGTIDQLYLSSAAASGTRVLLDARAQVSDEAYSLGKSLTLAQIEQLAARAGAKKGSIALVFTDQDVAVEGFCSSRCGKHGSAAPGAEAGSTYIWVGNAVKQCPGQCAWPFAQPLYGPQGAPLVAPNGDAGMDGLVMVLATMVAGTVTNPYRDGFYQGSKDAPLEACTACPGVYASGAYPGFPGNLLVDQTTGGSYNANGVNGRKYLLPALYNPATSTCNTLV